One window of the Vigna radiata var. radiata cultivar VC1973A chromosome 1, Vradiata_ver6, whole genome shotgun sequence genome contains the following:
- the LOC106769999 gene encoding probable LRR receptor-like serine/threonine-protein kinase At4g20450 isoform X1 — protein sequence MSLLFHHSLSIPMTFIDCLMRMRCNLFEGCFTSTSDTFQKQSKWKILPYKKLAKVTDNFDQSHCLGKRGFATEYYGKLADGREITIQCFNEDKHHILQQFISETTILNYLPHKNIVSIYGCASHHEESMLVHEYLSNGNLAAHLKTEDENTTLPWLTRFDVAIDIANALDYLHYNGIIHRNVKSSNILLDVNFSAKLANLHLSCKLPDGVPVYAAHVTNDIIGTCGYIDPDYLTKGQLSVKNDVYSFGVVLCELLSSKLAKSWVLNEEDDLATLLRTKIEKQAVVELLDPRLDFQSNHKIKRMMTATAELALLCMQCPQELRPSMEQVLEILKGIKQGRHETNATKALKIFHHGELEEATNNFDTCLGKGGYGTVYYGKLKDGREVAIKCFHEESETEKIIEQFMKETEVLVWLQHKNLVLLYGRTSRHSNKHMLVYEYISNGTLSKHLHDSSCDKLPWHTRLNIAIETATALVYLHDSGIIHRDVKGSNILLDENFTVKVADFGFSRYLPDYATHVSTIPVGTRAYIDPDYYESGRVCDKSDVYSFGVVLFELISSNSPSLVEGTDYVTLAQFAKRKILNKELNAVVDPSFWFGVDRNMMEMITAVAELAFQCVQCPKVLRPSMKQVLETLEGISKGTWGFNQIT from the exons ATGAGCCTGCTTTTTCATCATTCACTCAGCATTCCAATGACGTTTATTGATTGCCTTATGAGAATGAGGTGTAATCTCTTTGAGGGCTGCTTCACTAGCACTTCTGACACATTTCAAAAGCAGAGCAAATGGAAAATCTTGCCCTACAAGAAACTTGCAAAAGTCACAGATAACTTTGATCAGTCTCATTGTCTTGGAAAAAGAGGCTTTGCCACTGAATATTACG GAAAACTTGCAGATGGGCGTGAGATTACAATCCAGTGCTTCAACGAAGATAAGCACCACATATTGCAACAGTTTATCAGTGAAACTACTATCCTAAATTACTTGCCTCACAAAAATATTGTGTCAATTTATGGATGTGCTTCTCATCACGAGGAATCTATGCTAGTCCATGAATACTTATCCAATGGAAACCTTGCTGCTCATCTTAAAACTGAAGACGAAAACACCACACTACCTTGGCTGACACGATTTGACGTAGCCATTGATATTGCAAATGCATTGGACTATCTTCACTATAATGGCATCATCCACCGCAATGTGAAGTCCAGCAATATTCTCCTAGATGTGAACTTTTCTGCTAAACTTGCAAATCTTCATTTATCATGCAAACTTCCAGATGGAGTTCCTGTCTATGCAGCCCATGTTACTAATGATATAATTGGAACATGTGGTTACATCGACCCAGATTATTTGACAAAAGGCCAGCTTAGTGTAAAAAATGATGTGTATAGCTTTGGGGTGGTGCTGTGTGAGCTTCTATCATCAAAGCTGGCAAAATCCTGGGTTCTGAATGAGGAGGACGATCTCGCTacacttttaagaacaaaaattgaaaagcaagCTGTGGTGGAGCTGTTGGATCCAAGACTTGACTTCCAATCTAACCATAAGATCAAGAGGATGATGACTGCTACAGCTGAGCTTGCACTTTTGTGCATGCAATGTCCACAAGAATTAAGGCCAAGCATGGAACAGGTGCTAGAGATTCTCAAAGGTATAAAGCAAGGGAGACATGAAACAAACGCAACAAAAG CTTTGAAAATCTTCCACCATGGTGAACTTGAAGAAGCTACAAACAATTTTGATACTTGCCTTGGAAAGGGAGGCTATGGCACCGTGTACTATG GAAAACTTAAGGATGGAAGAGAGGTGGCAATAAAATGTTTCCATGAAGAGAGTGAGACAGAAAAGATCATTGAGCAATTCATGAAAGAAACTGAGGTATTGGTTTGGTTGCAGCATAAAAATCTGGTTTTACTTTATGGTCGCACTTCTCGCCATAGCAATAAACACATGCTAGTGTACGAATACATCTCCAATGGCACTCTTTCTAAACATCTTCATGACTCTTCCTGTGATAAACTACCATGGCATACTAGATTGAACATTGCCATCGAAACTGCAACTGCATTAGTATATCTGCATGACTCAGGTATCATCCACCGAGATGTGAAAGGGAGTAACATTCTGTTGGACGAAAATTTTACTGTTAAAGTTGCAGATTTTGGATTCTCACGGTATCTCCCAGATTATGCCACGCACGTTTCCACTATTCCAGTAGGAACTCGTGCTTACATAGATCCTGACTACTATGAATCTGGAAGGGTCTGTGACAAAAGTGATGTCTATAGTTTTGGGGTGGTCTTGTTTGAACTTATATCTTCCAACTCGCCAAGTTTAGTTGAAGGAACAGATTACGTTACTCTTGCACAGTTtgcaaagagaaaaatattaaacaaggAATTAAACGCGGTAGTGGATCCAAGCTTTTGGTTTGGTGTTGACAGAAACATGATGGAAATGATAACAGCAGTGGCAGAGTTAGCATTTCAGTGTGTGCAGTGTCCCAAGGTACTCAGACCTTCCATGAAACAGGTGCTGGAGACACTTGAGGGCATTAGCAAAGGAACATGGGGATTCAACCAGATAACATAG
- the LOC106769999 gene encoding probable LRR receptor-like serine/threonine-protein kinase At4g20450 isoform X2: MTFIDCLMRMRCNLFEGCFTSTSDTFQKQSKWKILPYKKLAKVTDNFDQSHCLGKRGFATEYYGKLADGREITIQCFNEDKHHILQQFISETTILNYLPHKNIVSIYGCASHHEESMLVHEYLSNGNLAAHLKTEDENTTLPWLTRFDVAIDIANALDYLHYNGIIHRNVKSSNILLDVNFSAKLANLHLSCKLPDGVPVYAAHVTNDIIGTCGYIDPDYLTKGQLSVKNDVYSFGVVLCELLSSKLAKSWVLNEEDDLATLLRTKIEKQAVVELLDPRLDFQSNHKIKRMMTATAELALLCMQCPQELRPSMEQVLEILKGIKQGRHETNATKALKIFHHGELEEATNNFDTCLGKGGYGTVYYGKLKDGREVAIKCFHEESETEKIIEQFMKETEVLVWLQHKNLVLLYGRTSRHSNKHMLVYEYISNGTLSKHLHDSSCDKLPWHTRLNIAIETATALVYLHDSGIIHRDVKGSNILLDENFTVKVADFGFSRYLPDYATHVSTIPVGTRAYIDPDYYESGRVCDKSDVYSFGVVLFELISSNSPSLVEGTDYVTLAQFAKRKILNKELNAVVDPSFWFGVDRNMMEMITAVAELAFQCVQCPKVLRPSMKQVLETLEGISKGTWGFNQIT, translated from the exons ATGACGTTTATTGATTGCCTTATGAGAATGAGGTGTAATCTCTTTGAGGGCTGCTTCACTAGCACTTCTGACACATTTCAAAAGCAGAGCAAATGGAAAATCTTGCCCTACAAGAAACTTGCAAAAGTCACAGATAACTTTGATCAGTCTCATTGTCTTGGAAAAAGAGGCTTTGCCACTGAATATTACG GAAAACTTGCAGATGGGCGTGAGATTACAATCCAGTGCTTCAACGAAGATAAGCACCACATATTGCAACAGTTTATCAGTGAAACTACTATCCTAAATTACTTGCCTCACAAAAATATTGTGTCAATTTATGGATGTGCTTCTCATCACGAGGAATCTATGCTAGTCCATGAATACTTATCCAATGGAAACCTTGCTGCTCATCTTAAAACTGAAGACGAAAACACCACACTACCTTGGCTGACACGATTTGACGTAGCCATTGATATTGCAAATGCATTGGACTATCTTCACTATAATGGCATCATCCACCGCAATGTGAAGTCCAGCAATATTCTCCTAGATGTGAACTTTTCTGCTAAACTTGCAAATCTTCATTTATCATGCAAACTTCCAGATGGAGTTCCTGTCTATGCAGCCCATGTTACTAATGATATAATTGGAACATGTGGTTACATCGACCCAGATTATTTGACAAAAGGCCAGCTTAGTGTAAAAAATGATGTGTATAGCTTTGGGGTGGTGCTGTGTGAGCTTCTATCATCAAAGCTGGCAAAATCCTGGGTTCTGAATGAGGAGGACGATCTCGCTacacttttaagaacaaaaattgaaaagcaagCTGTGGTGGAGCTGTTGGATCCAAGACTTGACTTCCAATCTAACCATAAGATCAAGAGGATGATGACTGCTACAGCTGAGCTTGCACTTTTGTGCATGCAATGTCCACAAGAATTAAGGCCAAGCATGGAACAGGTGCTAGAGATTCTCAAAGGTATAAAGCAAGGGAGACATGAAACAAACGCAACAAAAG CTTTGAAAATCTTCCACCATGGTGAACTTGAAGAAGCTACAAACAATTTTGATACTTGCCTTGGAAAGGGAGGCTATGGCACCGTGTACTATG GAAAACTTAAGGATGGAAGAGAGGTGGCAATAAAATGTTTCCATGAAGAGAGTGAGACAGAAAAGATCATTGAGCAATTCATGAAAGAAACTGAGGTATTGGTTTGGTTGCAGCATAAAAATCTGGTTTTACTTTATGGTCGCACTTCTCGCCATAGCAATAAACACATGCTAGTGTACGAATACATCTCCAATGGCACTCTTTCTAAACATCTTCATGACTCTTCCTGTGATAAACTACCATGGCATACTAGATTGAACATTGCCATCGAAACTGCAACTGCATTAGTATATCTGCATGACTCAGGTATCATCCACCGAGATGTGAAAGGGAGTAACATTCTGTTGGACGAAAATTTTACTGTTAAAGTTGCAGATTTTGGATTCTCACGGTATCTCCCAGATTATGCCACGCACGTTTCCACTATTCCAGTAGGAACTCGTGCTTACATAGATCCTGACTACTATGAATCTGGAAGGGTCTGTGACAAAAGTGATGTCTATAGTTTTGGGGTGGTCTTGTTTGAACTTATATCTTCCAACTCGCCAAGTTTAGTTGAAGGAACAGATTACGTTACTCTTGCACAGTTtgcaaagagaaaaatattaaacaaggAATTAAACGCGGTAGTGGATCCAAGCTTTTGGTTTGGTGTTGACAGAAACATGATGGAAATGATAACAGCAGTGGCAGAGTTAGCATTTCAGTGTGTGCAGTGTCCCAAGGTACTCAGACCTTCCATGAAACAGGTGCTGGAGACACTTGAGGGCATTAGCAAAGGAACATGGGGATTCAACCAGATAACATAG
- the LOC106773095 gene encoding probable receptor-like protein kinase At5g20050 isoform X1 has product MRFKWDLFECCFPSTSSDTFQKRSNLKWPIIPYKEIEKATNNFDQSRHLGSGERKKGFISQYYGTLEDGREVTIQRFTEDKRYILQQFINETVILNYLPHKNIVSIYGCTSHHEEPLLVHEYLSSGNLAAHFRGEKDENIALPWLKRLDIAIDIANALAYLHYYGIIHRNVKSSNILLDVNFSAKLGNLHLSCKLPDGVPVDTTHVTSDRVGSSGYIDPEYLTKGQLSVKIDVYSFGVVLCELLSSKLSIFHIMNEEDNLDTLLRRKIENKTLVELFDPRLGFQSNLNIKQLMTATAELAVLCMKCPQESRPNMEQVLEILNEMKQGRYVTNSHSTKALKIFHHAELEEATNNFGTCLGKGGYGSVYYGKLKDGLEVAIKCFHDENETEETIKQFMKESDILGLLHHQNLVSLYGRTSRHCKKHMLVYEYISNGTLSKHLHESSSDKLPWQTRLNIAIETATALVFLHDSSVIHRDVKGSNILLDENFNVKVADFGFSRSLPDHVTHVTTIPVGTRAYIDPDYYISGRVSNKSDVYSFGVVLFELISSIHPSLVAGTDNETLAQFAKRKILNNELNEIVDQSFSCGSDDNILEMISAVAELAFQCVQCPKEFRPSMKQVLETLEGISKGKWGFNQMT; this is encoded by the exons ATGAGATTTAAGTGGGATCTCTTTGAGTGCTGCTTCCCTAGCACTTCTTCTGACACATTTCAAAAGCGCAGTAACTTGAAGTGGCCAATCATTCCCTACAAGGAAATTGAAAAGGCCACAAATAATTTTGATCAATCTCGTCATCTTGGAAgtggagaaagaaagaaaggctTTATCAGTCAGTACTACG GAACACTTGAGGATGGACGTGAGGTTACAATTCAGCGCTTTACAGAAGACAAGCGCTACATATTGCAACAGTTTATCAATGAAACTGTTATCCTAAATTACTTACCCCACAAAAATATTGTGTCAATTTACGGATGTACTTCTCATCATGAGGAACCTCTGCTCGTGCATGAATACCTATCCAGTGGAAATCTTGCTGCACATTTTCGAGGTGAAAAGGACGAAAACATTGCACTACCCTGGCTTAAACGATTGGATATAGCCATTGATATTGCAAATGCATTGGCCTATCTTCACTATTACGGCATCATCCATCGTAATGTGAAATCCAGCAATATTCTCCTAGATGTGAACTTTTCTGCTAAACTTGGTAACCTTCATTTATCATGCAAACTTCCAGATGGAGTTCCTGTTGACACCACCCATGTTACTAGTGATAGGGTAGGTTCAAGTGGTTATATAGACCCAGAGTATTTGACAAAAGGCCAGCTTAGTGTGAAAATTGATGTTTATAGCTTTGGAGTGGTGTTGTGTGAGCTTCTATCATCAAAGCTTTCAATATTCCATATTATGAATGAGGAGGATAATCTTGATACccttttaagaagaaaaattgaaaacaaaacttTGGTGGAGCTGTTTGATCCAAGACTTGGGTTCCAATCAAACCTTAACATCAAGCAGTTGATGACTGCTACAGCTGAGCTTGCAGTTCTCTGTATGAAATGTCCACAAGAATCGAGGCCAAACATGGAACAGGTGCTAGAGATTCTCAATGAAATGAAGCAAGGGAGATATGTAACAAACTCTCACTCAACTAAAG CTTTGAAAATCTTCCACCATGCTGAACTTGAAGAAGCTACTAATAATTTTGGCACCTGCCTTGGTAAGGGAGGGTATGGCAGCGTATATTATG GAAAACTTAAAGATGGACTAGAGGTTGCAATAAAATGTTTCCATGACGAGAATGAGACAGAAGAGACCATTAAGCAATTCATGAAAGAATCTGATATCTTAGGTCTCTTGCACCACCAAAATCTGGTCTCACTCTATGGCCGCACTTCTCGCCATTGCAAGAAACACATGCTAGTGTATGAGTACATCTCCAATGGCACACTTTCCAAACATCTTCATGAGTCTTCCAGTGATAAACTACCATGGCAAACTAGATTGAATATTGCCATTGAAACTGCGACTGCATTGGTATTTCTTCATGACTCAAGTGTCATCCACCGTGATGTGAAAGGGAGTAACATTCTGTTGgatgaaaattttaatgttaaagttGCTGATTTTGGATTCTCACGGTCTCTTCCAGATCATGTTACTCATGTTACAACTATTCCAGTAGGAACTCGTGCTTATATAGATCCTGACTATTATATATCTGGAAGGGTCAGTAACAAAAGTGATGTTTATAGTTTTGGAGTGGTCTTGTTTGAACTCATATCATCTATCCACCCAAGTTTGGTAGCAGGCACAGATAATGAGACTCTGGCACAATTTGCAAAGAGAAAAATCTTGAACAATGAATTAAACGAGATAGTTGATCAAAGCTTTTCCTGTGGTTCTGACGATAACATTTTGGAAATGATATCAGCAGTGGCAGAGTTAGCATTTCAGTGTGTGCAGTGTCCCAAGGAGTTCAGACCATCCATGAAACAGGTGCTAGAGACCTTGGAGGGCATAAGTAAAGGAAAATGGGGATTCAACCAGATGACATAG
- the LOC106773095 gene encoding LEAF RUST 10 DISEASE-RESISTANCE LOCUS RECEPTOR-LIKE PROTEIN KINASE-like 1.1 isoform X2, producing MRFKWDLFECCFPSTSSDTFQKRSNLKWPIIPYKEIEKATNNFDQSRHLGSGERKKGFISQYYGTLEDGREVTIQRFTEDKRYILQQFINETVILNYLPHKNIVSIYGCTSHHEEPLLVHEYLSSGNLAAHFRGEKDENIALPWLKRLDIAIDIANALAYLHYYGIIHRNVKSSNILLDVNFSAKLGNLHLSCKLPDGVPVDTTHVTSDRVGSSGYIDPEYLTKGQLSVKIDVYSFGVVLCELLSSKLSIFHIMNEEDNLDTLLRRKIENKTLVELFDPRLGFQSNLNIKQLMTATAELAVLCMKCPQESRPNMEQVLEILNEMKQGRYVTNSHSTKGKLKDGLEVAIKCFHDENETEETIKQFMKESDILGLLHHQNLVSLYGRTSRHCKKHMLVYEYISNGTLSKHLHESSSDKLPWQTRLNIAIETATALVFLHDSSVIHRDVKGSNILLDENFNVKVADFGFSRSLPDHVTHVTTIPVGTRAYIDPDYYISGRVSNKSDVYSFGVVLFELISSIHPSLVAGTDNETLAQFAKRKILNNELNEIVDQSFSCGSDDNILEMISAVAELAFQCVQCPKEFRPSMKQVLETLEGISKGKWGFNQMT from the exons ATGAGATTTAAGTGGGATCTCTTTGAGTGCTGCTTCCCTAGCACTTCTTCTGACACATTTCAAAAGCGCAGTAACTTGAAGTGGCCAATCATTCCCTACAAGGAAATTGAAAAGGCCACAAATAATTTTGATCAATCTCGTCATCTTGGAAgtggagaaagaaagaaaggctTTATCAGTCAGTACTACG GAACACTTGAGGATGGACGTGAGGTTACAATTCAGCGCTTTACAGAAGACAAGCGCTACATATTGCAACAGTTTATCAATGAAACTGTTATCCTAAATTACTTACCCCACAAAAATATTGTGTCAATTTACGGATGTACTTCTCATCATGAGGAACCTCTGCTCGTGCATGAATACCTATCCAGTGGAAATCTTGCTGCACATTTTCGAGGTGAAAAGGACGAAAACATTGCACTACCCTGGCTTAAACGATTGGATATAGCCATTGATATTGCAAATGCATTGGCCTATCTTCACTATTACGGCATCATCCATCGTAATGTGAAATCCAGCAATATTCTCCTAGATGTGAACTTTTCTGCTAAACTTGGTAACCTTCATTTATCATGCAAACTTCCAGATGGAGTTCCTGTTGACACCACCCATGTTACTAGTGATAGGGTAGGTTCAAGTGGTTATATAGACCCAGAGTATTTGACAAAAGGCCAGCTTAGTGTGAAAATTGATGTTTATAGCTTTGGAGTGGTGTTGTGTGAGCTTCTATCATCAAAGCTTTCAATATTCCATATTATGAATGAGGAGGATAATCTTGATACccttttaagaagaaaaattgaaaacaaaacttTGGTGGAGCTGTTTGATCCAAGACTTGGGTTCCAATCAAACCTTAACATCAAGCAGTTGATGACTGCTACAGCTGAGCTTGCAGTTCTCTGTATGAAATGTCCACAAGAATCGAGGCCAAACATGGAACAGGTGCTAGAGATTCTCAATGAAATGAAGCAAGGGAGATATGTAACAAACTCTCACTCAACTAAAG GAAAACTTAAAGATGGACTAGAGGTTGCAATAAAATGTTTCCATGACGAGAATGAGACAGAAGAGACCATTAAGCAATTCATGAAAGAATCTGATATCTTAGGTCTCTTGCACCACCAAAATCTGGTCTCACTCTATGGCCGCACTTCTCGCCATTGCAAGAAACACATGCTAGTGTATGAGTACATCTCCAATGGCACACTTTCCAAACATCTTCATGAGTCTTCCAGTGATAAACTACCATGGCAAACTAGATTGAATATTGCCATTGAAACTGCGACTGCATTGGTATTTCTTCATGACTCAAGTGTCATCCACCGTGATGTGAAAGGGAGTAACATTCTGTTGgatgaaaattttaatgttaaagttGCTGATTTTGGATTCTCACGGTCTCTTCCAGATCATGTTACTCATGTTACAACTATTCCAGTAGGAACTCGTGCTTATATAGATCCTGACTATTATATATCTGGAAGGGTCAGTAACAAAAGTGATGTTTATAGTTTTGGAGTGGTCTTGTTTGAACTCATATCATCTATCCACCCAAGTTTGGTAGCAGGCACAGATAATGAGACTCTGGCACAATTTGCAAAGAGAAAAATCTTGAACAATGAATTAAACGAGATAGTTGATCAAAGCTTTTCCTGTGGTTCTGACGATAACATTTTGGAAATGATATCAGCAGTGGCAGAGTTAGCATTTCAGTGTGTGCAGTGTCCCAAGGAGTTCAGACCATCCATGAAACAGGTGCTAGAGACCTTGGAGGGCATAAGTAAAGGAAAATGGGGATTCAACCAGATGACATAG